The following coding sequences lie in one Lolium perenne isolate Kyuss_39 chromosome 2, Kyuss_2.0, whole genome shotgun sequence genomic window:
- the LOC127332703 gene encoding stress-response A/B barrel domain-containing protein UP3, with protein sequence MICLRAIPSPRLHLPLLRRLRRPAAAAAMSSSTTSPAITAPIEHFVLIKVRPEALSSGAAAAMVSSLQALSAVVPGLAYIHAGPVLRLRSPAAEALGPTHLLHSRYAAKPDLATYAAHPAHVAAVQAHVAPNALDATAVDWVNAADLPSPVAPGAAVRLTLAKVKDGVEVARLVEEVREATRAAAGVGEGAARVSFGENFSPARAKGFQFGMVAVFGSVEELDAVEGDAKVEEAKAALRPLLDDVMVLDFVVDAPAAAASL encoded by the coding sequence ATGATTTGCCTCAGAGCCATCCCCTCGCCCCGACTCCACCTaccgctcctccgccgcctcagacgacccgccgccgccgccgccatgtcctcctcgaccacctcccccgCCATCACCGCCCCGATCGAGCACTTCGTGCTCATCAAGGTCCGCCCGGAGGCCTTGTCCTCGGGCGCCGCCGCCGCGATGGTCTCCTCGCTGCAGGCGCTCTCGGCGGTCGTGCCAGGGCTCGCCTACATCCACGCGGGCCCCGTGCTCCGCCTGCGCTCCCCGGCCGCCGAGGCGCTGGGCCCCACGCACCTCCTCCACTCCCGCTACGCCGCCAAGCCCGACCTGGCCACCTACGCCGCGCACCCGGCGCACGTCGCCGCCGTGCAGGCGCACGTCGCGCCCAACGCGCTCGACGCCACCGCCGTCGACTGGGTCAACGCCGCCGACCTCCCGTCCCCCGTCGCGCCCGGCGCCGCCGTGCGGCTCACCCTCGCCAAGGTCAAGGACGGGGTGGAGGTCGCGCGGCTCGTGGAGGAGGTGCGCGAGGCCACCAGGGCTGCTGCTGGGGTGGGGGAGGGCGCCGCCAGGGTCAGCTTCGGGGAGAACTTCTCCCCGGCTAGGGCCAAGGGGTTCCAGTTCGGGATGGTGGCTGTGTTCGGCAGCGTGGAGGAGCTCGACGCCGTCGAGGGGGAcgccaaggtggaggaggccAAGGCCGCCCTCAGGCCCTTGCTCGACGACGTCATGGTGCTGGACTTCGTCGTCGACGCTCCGGCCGCGGCCGCCAGCCTCTGA
- the LOC127332701 gene encoding peroxisome biogenesis factor 10 has translation MRRGYRNTRKSRGVSAKPTTGGPEPTTAHTRERRTPLSSDSTEMSAGDPAGDAGRSSRGGARGGAAARPRRFPTAAQPEVMRAAEKDDSYAAHVTEACRDAFRHLFGTRVAVAYQNEIKLLGQSLYYLLTTGSGQQTLGEEYCDISQVATSHGLPPTPARRMLFILYQTTVPYLAERISSRIISRGIYLDDSQLGYHHESDNSSGGIAQSSTNTDDSLASLSFSTPSRLRSRAHAFWLWIVQKWPSMLPLGQDFIQLAIRTNLMFFYFEGLYYHLSKRGAGIHYVFIGKPMNQRPRYQILGIFLLIQLCILGAERLRRSNLSSIASSINQISSGSYPSSTGRSVPVLNEDGNIISDIRHGKGVDLASGSEASSSKSKCTLCLSTRQNPTATTCGHVFCWNCIMEWCNEKPECPLCRTPITHSSLICIYHSDF, from the exons ATGAGGCGTGGATACAGAAATACCAGGAAGAGTAGGGGTGTATCTGCAAAACCTACCACCGGAGGTCCGGAGCCTACCACGGCGCACACACGCGAGCGGCGCACTCCTCTGAGCTCTGACTCTACCGAGATGAGCGCCGGGGATCCCGCCGGCGATGCGGGGCGGAGCTCCCGGGGCGGCGCCCGAGGCGGGGCAGCCGCGCGCCCTCGGCGGTTCCCGACGGCGGCGCAGCCGGAGGTCATGCGCGCGGCGGAGAAGGACGACAGCTATGCCGCCCACGTCACCGAGGCCTGCCGCGACGCCTTCCGCCACCTCTTCG GTACCAGGGTTGCCGTTGCTTACCAGAACGAG ATAAAACTTCTTGGCCAGTCCCTTTATTACTTGCTGACAACAGGCTCAGGCCAGCAAACACTTGGAGAAGAATATTGTGATATATCTCAG GTTGCAACTTCACATGGACTTCCGCCCACACCTGCTAGGCGGATGCTTTTCATTTTGTACCAAACTACCGTGCCCTATCTTGCTGAAAGAATTAG TTCGAGAATTATCTCCCGTGGTATTTACCTCGATGATTCTCAGCTTGGTTATCATCATGAAAGTGATAACTCTAGTGGAGGCATTGCACAATCGTCTACAAACACAGATGACTCTTTAGCAAGCTTGAGTTTCTCCACTCCTTCAAGGTTGAGAAGCAGAGCTCATGCCTTTTGGCTATGGATAGTTCAGAAATGGCCTTCG ATGCTGCCGCTTGGTCAAGATTTTATACAGTTGGCTATCCGGACAAACCTGATGTTCTTCTATTTTGAAG GGTTATATTATCATTTATCGAAGCGGGGAGCTGGTATTCATTATGTATTCATTGGTAAGCCAATGAATCAGAGACCCAG GTATCAAATATTGGGCATCTTCTTGCTGATTCAGTTGTGTATTCTTGGTGCTGAGAGGCTCCGAAGAAGTAACTTATCATCAAtagctagttccattaatcaaatTTCATCAGGAAGCTATCCTTCGTCTACTG GTCGGAGTGTCCCTGTTCTAAATGAAGATGGAAATATCATCAGTGACATCCGCCATGGTAAAGGTGTAGATTTGGCTTCTGGTTCAGAG GCGTCCAGTAGCAAGAGCAAATGCACACTCTGTCTGAGCACCCGCCAGAACCCTACTGCCACAACCTGTGGCCATGTATTCTGCTG GAACTGCATAATGGAGTGGTGCAACGAGAAGCCCGAGTGCCCCCTATGCAGAACTCCTATTACCCATTCAAGTTTAATTTGCATATATCATTCGGATTTCTAG
- the LOC127332706 gene encoding probable small nuclear ribonucleoprotein G, translating to MSRSGQPPDLKKYMDKKLQIKLNANRVVIGTLRGFDQFMNLVVDNTVEVNGDERNDIGMVVLRGNSVVMIEALEPIAKSQ from the exons ATGAGCCGATCGGGGCAGCCACCGGATCTGAAGAA GTACATGGACAAGAAGCTCCAAA TCAAGCTGAATGCAAACCGTGTTGTCATTGGCACACTTCGAGGATTTGATCAGTTCATGAATTTGGTCGTGGATAACACTGTGGAGGTCAATGGAGATGAAAGGAACGACATAGGGATGGTG GTTCTGAGAGGAAATAGTGTTGTGATGATTGAAGCCCTTGAACCAATTGCCAAGTCTCAGTGA